The Elaeis guineensis isolate ETL-2024a chromosome 14, EG11, whole genome shotgun sequence genomic sequence CTACCTACCTCTCCCCCACGCACTTCTTTCCTCCATTTTCTTAGCCAGCAGTTTAGCAAAGAACGCCGCCCAAATTTGAAAAAACCAGCACGCGTTCTTCTTGGTTCCATATCTACCATTCCACACAAACCCTCTATAAAACCCCCATCCCTTGCTCACCATTCTCCATCTCATTTTCACTCACCACAACCCAGTAGTAGTATAAGTGAAGCCTAGGAAACAATCCAGTTTAACCATGAGTCCCTCCACTTGGACCCTCGAGATCGAGTCCCCGGCCCCCGCCGCAAGGCTATTCAAGGCGGTCCTCGACTGGCACAACCTTGCTCCTAAGCTCCTGCCCAACATCGTCGCAAGCGCCGTCGGTGTCCAAGGTGATGGCAGCATCGGAAGTGTCAGGCAGCTCAACTTCACCTCGGGTATATATTACGACCCACACCTCTGAAATTTTCTAGTCTTATCTGTATATATttcatatacttaattaagaGCTTGTGCAATATTTGTAGCAATGCCATTTGGGTATGTGAAGGAGCGCCTGGACTTTGTGGACTTCGACAAGTTTGAGTTCAAGCAAAGCCTGGTCGAAGGCGGTGATCTCGGGAAGAAGATCGAGTCAGCCTCCACCCAGTTCAAGTTCGAGCAAACCAGCAAGGAAGGGTGCGTGTGCAAGGTGGTCACAACCTATAAGCCATTACCAGGAGTTGACAACAAGGATGAGGTAGCCAAGGGAAAGGAAGCAGTGACCGCGACCATCAAGGCAGCAGAGGCCTACGTCCTGGCCAACCCTGGTGCCTATGCCTGAAGTGGTTCGGGTTTGATCTCGTACACTTGGTGCTGTGATAGAACTATAATAAGCAAGAGATTGCTTTTGGAGTGAGCGTTTGCGAGGTTGTACGTTCTGGTTGTTTCCATGCTTTCCTTTTCTACTGAGTTCCTATCTGTGGTTTTCTGAAATAAATAAGCCAACTGGTTTACTGTGTGTATGCCAGATTTGTGAATCTTTTCACAATGCCATCGGATTTACATaaaagaaattgaaaaaaaagatatatttgaaAGTAGAAAAAAAGGTGAAAAAACTATGGTCATCCAGTCAGCGTCTCAGCTTTTTACTTTGTCCTTATAAACTTGATTTTATCCGAGTACTTTCACCCCTTGGCATTTTATTCTAGTGCTATTCAACCGGATAGATTTGATCACTGATGAGTTAGTTTGCGGACAAGAGACCAATTATTCGGCCATCCCATAACCCCCCTGAGCAGGGTTACAAGCTTACGCTACCAAGCTCGGCAGTGACCCATCTACGACTGTGCTTTTGTTCCTATGTATATCCTGCATGAGACTGCGACCTGAAAACTTGGT encodes the following:
- the LOC105036606 gene encoding pathogenesis-related protein 1 yields the protein MSPSTWTLEIESPAPAARLFKAVLDWHNLAPKLLPNIVASAVGVQGDGSIGSVRQLNFTSAMPFGYVKERLDFVDFDKFEFKQSLVEGGDLGKKIESASTQFKFEQTSKEGCVCKVVTTYKPLPGVDNKDEVAKGKEAVTATIKAAEAYVLANPGAYA